The Salvia miltiorrhiza cultivar Shanhuang (shh) chromosome 1, IMPLAD_Smil_shh, whole genome shotgun sequence genome has a window encoding:
- the LOC131017354 gene encoding UBP1-associated protein 2A-like → MARKRKTRAAELPQEPEIVQPAEPDPEPEPEPEPEPEVKAEVEVEVESEQTVGEGEGEGEEEEVVEEEEEEEEPPEDHMEEQKDEDIPETNQSGGEIKEEIKEEPSENTISENGSGGGAEGEDDQGEEEFEEEPLEKLLEPFSKDQLTLLIKEALGKHPDLAEIVHRMADSDPAHCKIFVHGLGWDANAETITSVFGKYGEIEDCKVVRDKNSGKSKGYGFILFKNRDGARRALKEPQKLIEGRMTSCQLASAGPVQTPTQTAAPTVSVPPASEYTQRKIYVSNVSAELEPKKLLEYFSKFGEIEEGPLGLDKQTGKPRGFCLFVYKSIESARKALDEPHKHFEGQILHCQKAIDGPKHSKGYFNQQHGQPQQQQPQQQQQQHHHQGHQGYYHHPAKKGRYAGSGGVGHTGGHLMAPSAGPAVPSVGFNPAVAPAAIGQAVAALLATQGAGLGIGNLLGGIGAGVNPQGVPPMMNNAGYGGQGAGGGYGGQPGMQGGYGGQPQMGQGGVRPHQGGAPYMGHGH, encoded by the coding sequence ATGGCCCGAAAACGGAAAACCCGCGCTGCTGAACTCCCTCAGGAGCCCGAAATTGTGCAGCCGGCGGAACCCGATCCCGAGCCGGAGCCCGAACCCGAGCCCGAGCCTGAGGTCAAGGCCGAGGTTGAGGTTGAGGTTGAGTCCGAGCAGACAGtaggagaaggagaaggcgaaggagaagaagaagaagtggtcgaagaggaagaggaggaagaagagCCGCCTGAGGACCACATGGAGGAGCAGAAGGATGAGGATATTCCGGAGACGAACCAATCTGGAGGTGAAATTAAAGAGGAAATTAAAGAAGAGCCCTCCGAGAACACTATTTCTGAGAATGGCAGTGGTGGTGGCGCTGAAGGAGAGGACGACcaaggagaagaagaatttgAGGAAGAGCCCTTGGAGAAGCTTCTTGAACCCTTCTCCAAGGACCAGCTCACTCTTCTAATCAAGGAAGCCCTTGGAAAACACCCAGATCTAGCTGAGATTGTGCACAGGATGGCTGACTCCGACCCCGCCCACTGCAAGATTTTTGTTCACGGCCTCGGCTGGGATGCCAATGCGGAGACAATTACGTCTGTGTTCGGCAAGTATGGTGAGATTGAGGATTGTAAGGTGGTCAGAGACAAGAATTCTGGCAAATCCAAGGGATACGGATTTATTCTTTTTAAGAACCGGGATGGGGCTCGTCGCGCCCTCAAGGAACCTCAGAAGTTGATTGAAGGCCGGATGACTTCTTGCCAGCTGGCTTCGGCTGGCCCAGTTCAGACTCCCACCCAGACTGCAGCGCCAACCGTTTCTGTACCACCTGCGTCAGAGTACACGCAGAGGAAGATATACGTTAGCAATGTGTCTGCGGAACTTGAGCCGAAAAAGCTTTTGGAGTACTTCTCGAAATTTGGGGAGATTGAGGAAGGGCCTTTGGGGTTGGACAAACAGACTGGAAAGCCTAGGGGTTTCTGTTTGTTTGTGTATAAGAGTATTGAAAGTGCAAGAAAAGCACTGGATGAGCCGCACAAGCATTTTGAGGGTCAGATACTGCACTGCCAGAAGGCGATAGATGGCCCTAAACACAGCAAGGGTTACTTCAACCAGCAGCATGGTCAgcctcagcagcagcagccacagcaacagcagcagcaacatCATCACCAGGGGCACCAAGGGTATTATCATCATCCGGCTAAGAAGGGGAGGTATGCTGGTAGTGGCGGTGTGGGGCACACAGGTGGACACTTGATGGCTCCAAGCGCCGGACCAGCTGTTCCTTCTGTAGGGTTTAATCCAGCAGTTGCCCCTGCTGCCATAGGACAGGCCGTGGCAGCTCTGTTGGCCACGCAGGGGGCTGGATTGGGTATTGGCAATTTGCTCGGGGGGATTGGAGCAGGTGTGAATCCACAGGGAGTACCACCTATGATGAACAATGCTGGTTACGGAGGTCAAGGTGCTGGTGGTGGCTATGGAGGTCAACCTGGTATGCAGGGAGGTTATGGTGGCCAGCCACAGATGGGTCAAGGTGGCGTAAGGCCACATCAGGGTGGGGCACCCTATATGGGTCATGGTCACTAG
- the LOC131017368 gene encoding THO complex subunit 7A-like: MLKGRKTAGRGETVATHYAFGPLEDDIIIKHRLLTRTTTTRGEPPLKKLQKKFTAFAVEVEKDADNYGDCERLAKAFLQELNTFEIPLLKSKAIIDANVREKENFNELKDEINRQILLAHDDIEDLKKQLEESKIERQHKEECEAIRKLIAMQPPRSATQKTITELEQEIASLESENTAGSRTLELRKKQFSLLLHVVDELQNTIEEEQRSLMEEMRTAIDEPRTGLDDATGGPEAMALD; the protein is encoded by the exons ATGTTGAAAGGGAGGAAAACCGCTGGCAGGGGAGAGACTGTGGCCACGCACTATGCTTTTGGCCCCCTTGAGGATGACATTATAATCAAGCATAGGCTTCTGACCCGCACGACTACAACAAGAGGCGAACCACCCTTGAAGAAACTTCAGAAGAAGTTTACAGCCTTCGCTGTGGAGGTAGAAAAAGACGCTGATAACTATGGTGACTGTGAAAGACTTGCCAAAGCTTTCTTGCAGGAGCTGAACACTTTCGAAATTCCGCTGCTCAAGAGTAAAGCGATCATTGATGCGAATGTTAGAGAGAAGGAGAACTTTAACGAGTTAAAAGATGAGATAAACCGACAGATTTTGCTAGCACATGATGATATAGAAGATTTGAAGAAACAGCTGGAGGAGAGCAAGATTGAGAGGCAGCACAAAGAGGAGTGCGAAGCTATTAGGAAGTTAATTGCTATGCAGCCACCAAGATCAGCAACACAGAAAACCATAACAGAACTTGAACAGGAGATTGCATCCCTAGAATCAGAAAACACTGCTGGCTCAAGGACACTAGAACTCCGCAAAAAGCAATTTTCGCTGCTTTTGCATGTG GTGGATGAATTACAGAACACCATTGAGGAAGAACAAAGGAGTTTAATGGAGGAAATGAGAACGGCAATTGATGAGCCTAGGACTGGATTGGATGATGCTACTGGGGGACCTGAAGCTATGGCTCTTGATTAG
- the LOC131017399 gene encoding uncharacterized protein LOC131017399 isoform X2 codes for MITMMLSSFLVSPSSSLAHSRKSSFLQGNPTHVTKIKNPSFLIGFSKYNGAANFAHPFIDSSLRASVKCFSQEEKQQLLQEDDVEVHEFGRLFSNLNQATLKREPGSLSSSIFLVAGTTVITGLLIAEVNVSTMRELGTGGVSLVSMAMRTLGNVGVQVACWSYIFIHYALLVAYVARSSEILTNFLGIPIWETATLFSMIFGGLCYFGSQGIIGAVNGALVISIIASFVALVVVASGDLHWDFLLKANLEAAPRSIPIIALSFVYQNVVPVLCTNLEGNLSKVRTAIVAGTAIPLALFLIWNAVILGIIPTPETGSNTFVDPLQLLRSTNEVVGPIVDVFSVLAIATSYIGFVLGLSDFLADLLKLPGGENRALPYVLTLVPPLILSLLDPEIFFKALDFAGTYGVLVLFGVLPAAMSWSDRYSVGSSETPPLVPGGKLTLSLVMAGSGLVILTEILENFGRA; via the exons ATGATAACGATGATGCTCTCTTCATTTTTAGTGTCACCATCTTCTTCCTTAGCCCACAGTCGTAAATCTTCATTTCTTCAAGGAAACCCAACACACGTAACCAAAATCAAGAACCCATCTTTTTTAATTGGGTTCTCCAAGTATAATGGAGCAGCAAATTTCGCTCATCCGTTCATTGATTCTTCTCTGAGGGCATCAGTGAAATGCTTCTCTCAGGAAGAAAAGCAGCAGTTGCTGCAAGAAGATGATGTGGAAGTTCATGAATTCGGGAGGCTGTTTTCAAATCTCAATCAAGCCACATTGAAGAGGGAACCTG GAAGCCTAAGCAGTTCAATTTTTCTCGTTGCTGGCACCACT GTCATCACTGGACTTCTCATTGCTGAAGTAAATGTGAGCACAATGCGTGAGCTTGGTACTGGTGGTGTTTCATTG GTATCAATGGCCATGAGAACCCTTGGAAATGTTGGAGTGCAGGTTGCCTG cTGGTCCTACATTTTCATCCACTATGCCCTCCTTGTTGCCTATGTGGCTCGTTCCTCAGAAATTCTGACAAATTTCCTCGGCATTCCAAT ATGGGAAACTGCAACACTGTTTTCAATGATTTTTGGAGGTCTATGCTACTTTGGAAG CCAGGGGATTATTGGAGCAGTGAATGGTGCTTTAGTAATTAGCATAATAGCTTCTTTCGTGGCACTTGTG GTGGTGGCAAGTGGAGACTTACACTGGGATTTTCTTCTAAAAGCCAACTTAGAGGCTGCACCTCGAAGTATACCGATTATAGCACTTTCTTTTGTTTATCAG AATGTGGTTCCAGTTCTTTGTACAAATCTTGAAGGCAACTTATCAAAAGTAAG GACTGCGATTGTTGCAGGCACTGCTATTCCACTAGCCTTATTTCTTATCTGGAATGCAGTCATTCTTGGGATCATTCCAACTCCTGAAACAGGATCAAATACATTTGTCGACCCACTACAACTACTGCGGTCAACTAACGAGGTTGTCGGG CCAATAGTTGATGTGTTCTCTGTTCTTGCCATTGCGACCTCTTACATTGGGTTTGTTCTCGGCCTCTCCGACTTCCTTGCTGACT TGCTGAAACTCCCGGGTGGTGAGAACAGGGCGCTGCCATACGTCCTTACTCTAGTTCCTCCGTTGATATTGTCTTTGCTGGATCCAGAGATATTTTTCAAAGCATTGGATTTCGCTGGGACTTATGGAG TGTTGGTGCTGTTTGGAGTCCTTCCGGCCGCAATGTCGTGGTCGGATAGATATTCGGTGGGATCGTCGGAGACTCCCCCATTGGTTCCCGGAGGAAAACTGACGCTCTCACTGGTAATGGCGGGATCAGGCCTTGTCATTCTTACTGAAATTCTTGAGAATTTCGGACGCGCATAA
- the LOC131017399 gene encoding uncharacterized protein LOC131017399 isoform X4, with protein sequence MITMMLSSFLVSPSSSLAHSRKSSFLQGNPTHVTKIKNPSFLIGFSKYNGAANFAHPFIDSSLRASVKCFSQEEKQQLLQEDDVEVHEFGRLFSNLNQATLKREPGSLSSSIFLVAGTTVITGLLIAEVNVSTMRELGTGGVSLVSMAMRTLGNVGVQVACWSYIFIHYALLVAYVARSSEILTNFLGIPIWETATLFSMIFGGLCYFGSQGIIGAVNGALVISIIASFVALVVVASGDLHWDFLLKANLEAAPRSIPIIALSFVYQNVVPVLCTNLEGNLSKPIVDVFSVLAIATSYIGFVLGLSDFLADLLKLPGGENRALPYVLTLVPPLILSLLDPEIFFKALDFAGTYGVLVLFGVLPAAMSWSDRYSVGSSETPPLVPGGKLTLSLVMAGSGLVILTEILENFGRA encoded by the exons ATGATAACGATGATGCTCTCTTCATTTTTAGTGTCACCATCTTCTTCCTTAGCCCACAGTCGTAAATCTTCATTTCTTCAAGGAAACCCAACACACGTAACCAAAATCAAGAACCCATCTTTTTTAATTGGGTTCTCCAAGTATAATGGAGCAGCAAATTTCGCTCATCCGTTCATTGATTCTTCTCTGAGGGCATCAGTGAAATGCTTCTCTCAGGAAGAAAAGCAGCAGTTGCTGCAAGAAGATGATGTGGAAGTTCATGAATTCGGGAGGCTGTTTTCAAATCTCAATCAAGCCACATTGAAGAGGGAACCTG GAAGCCTAAGCAGTTCAATTTTTCTCGTTGCTGGCACCACT GTCATCACTGGACTTCTCATTGCTGAAGTAAATGTGAGCACAATGCGTGAGCTTGGTACTGGTGGTGTTTCATTG GTATCAATGGCCATGAGAACCCTTGGAAATGTTGGAGTGCAGGTTGCCTG cTGGTCCTACATTTTCATCCACTATGCCCTCCTTGTTGCCTATGTGGCTCGTTCCTCAGAAATTCTGACAAATTTCCTCGGCATTCCAAT ATGGGAAACTGCAACACTGTTTTCAATGATTTTTGGAGGTCTATGCTACTTTGGAAG CCAGGGGATTATTGGAGCAGTGAATGGTGCTTTAGTAATTAGCATAATAGCTTCTTTCGTGGCACTTGTG GTGGTGGCAAGTGGAGACTTACACTGGGATTTTCTTCTAAAAGCCAACTTAGAGGCTGCACCTCGAAGTATACCGATTATAGCACTTTCTTTTGTTTATCAG AATGTGGTTCCAGTTCTTTGTACAAATCTTGAAGGCAACTTATCAAAA CCAATAGTTGATGTGTTCTCTGTTCTTGCCATTGCGACCTCTTACATTGGGTTTGTTCTCGGCCTCTCCGACTTCCTTGCTGACT TGCTGAAACTCCCGGGTGGTGAGAACAGGGCGCTGCCATACGTCCTTACTCTAGTTCCTCCGTTGATATTGTCTTTGCTGGATCCAGAGATATTTTTCAAAGCATTGGATTTCGCTGGGACTTATGGAG TGTTGGTGCTGTTTGGAGTCCTTCCGGCCGCAATGTCGTGGTCGGATAGATATTCGGTGGGATCGTCGGAGACTCCCCCATTGGTTCCCGGAGGAAAACTGACGCTCTCACTGGTAATGGCGGGATCAGGCCTTGTCATTCTTACTGAAATTCTTGAGAATTTCGGACGCGCATAA
- the LOC131017399 gene encoding uncharacterized protein LOC131017399 isoform X3 codes for MITMMLSSFLVSPSSSLAHSRKSSFLQGNPTHVTKIKNPSFLIGFSKYNGAANFAHPFIDSSLRASVKCFSQEEKQQLLQEDDVEVHEFGRLFSNLNQATLKREPGSLSSSIFLVAGTTIGAGILAIPAVTQESGFLASAVTCILCWIFMVITGLLIAEVNVSTMRELGTGGVSLVSMAMRTLGNVGVQVACWSYIFIHYALLVAYVARSSEILTNFLGIPIWETATLFSMIFGGLCYFGSQGIIGAVNGALVISIIASFVALVVVASGDLHWDFLLKANLEAAPRSIPIIALSFVYQNVVPVLCTNLEGNLSKPIVDVFSVLAIATSYIGFVLGLSDFLADLLKLPGGENRALPYVLTLVPPLILSLLDPEIFFKALDFAGTYGVLVLFGVLPAAMSWSDRYSVGSSETPPLVPGGKLTLSLVMAGSGLVILTEILENFGRA; via the exons ATGATAACGATGATGCTCTCTTCATTTTTAGTGTCACCATCTTCTTCCTTAGCCCACAGTCGTAAATCTTCATTTCTTCAAGGAAACCCAACACACGTAACCAAAATCAAGAACCCATCTTTTTTAATTGGGTTCTCCAAGTATAATGGAGCAGCAAATTTCGCTCATCCGTTCATTGATTCTTCTCTGAGGGCATCAGTGAAATGCTTCTCTCAGGAAGAAAAGCAGCAGTTGCTGCAAGAAGATGATGTGGAAGTTCATGAATTCGGGAGGCTGTTTTCAAATCTCAATCAAGCCACATTGAAGAGGGAACCTG GAAGCCTAAGCAGTTCAATTTTTCTCGTTGCTGGCACCACT ATAGGTGCAGGGATACTTGCCATTCCCGCCGTGACACAAGAATCTGGATTCCTGGCATCTGCAGTAACCTGCATCTTATGCTGGATATTTATG GTCATCACTGGACTTCTCATTGCTGAAGTAAATGTGAGCACAATGCGTGAGCTTGGTACTGGTGGTGTTTCATTG GTATCAATGGCCATGAGAACCCTTGGAAATGTTGGAGTGCAGGTTGCCTG cTGGTCCTACATTTTCATCCACTATGCCCTCCTTGTTGCCTATGTGGCTCGTTCCTCAGAAATTCTGACAAATTTCCTCGGCATTCCAAT ATGGGAAACTGCAACACTGTTTTCAATGATTTTTGGAGGTCTATGCTACTTTGGAAG CCAGGGGATTATTGGAGCAGTGAATGGTGCTTTAGTAATTAGCATAATAGCTTCTTTCGTGGCACTTGTG GTGGTGGCAAGTGGAGACTTACACTGGGATTTTCTTCTAAAAGCCAACTTAGAGGCTGCACCTCGAAGTATACCGATTATAGCACTTTCTTTTGTTTATCAG AATGTGGTTCCAGTTCTTTGTACAAATCTTGAAGGCAACTTATCAAAA CCAATAGTTGATGTGTTCTCTGTTCTTGCCATTGCGACCTCTTACATTGGGTTTGTTCTCGGCCTCTCCGACTTCCTTGCTGACT TGCTGAAACTCCCGGGTGGTGAGAACAGGGCGCTGCCATACGTCCTTACTCTAGTTCCTCCGTTGATATTGTCTTTGCTGGATCCAGAGATATTTTTCAAAGCATTGGATTTCGCTGGGACTTATGGAG TGTTGGTGCTGTTTGGAGTCCTTCCGGCCGCAATGTCGTGGTCGGATAGATATTCGGTGGGATCGTCGGAGACTCCCCCATTGGTTCCCGGAGGAAAACTGACGCTCTCACTGGTAATGGCGGGATCAGGCCTTGTCATTCTTACTGAAATTCTTGAGAATTTCGGACGCGCATAA
- the LOC131017399 gene encoding uncharacterized protein LOC131017399 isoform X1, producing MITMMLSSFLVSPSSSLAHSRKSSFLQGNPTHVTKIKNPSFLIGFSKYNGAANFAHPFIDSSLRASVKCFSQEEKQQLLQEDDVEVHEFGRLFSNLNQATLKREPGSLSSSIFLVAGTTIGAGILAIPAVTQESGFLASAVTCILCWIFMVITGLLIAEVNVSTMRELGTGGVSLVSMAMRTLGNVGVQVACWSYIFIHYALLVAYVARSSEILTNFLGIPIWETATLFSMIFGGLCYFGSQGIIGAVNGALVISIIASFVALVVVASGDLHWDFLLKANLEAAPRSIPIIALSFVYQNVVPVLCTNLEGNLSKVRTAIVAGTAIPLALFLIWNAVILGIIPTPETGSNTFVDPLQLLRSTNEVVGPIVDVFSVLAIATSYIGFVLGLSDFLADLLKLPGGENRALPYVLTLVPPLILSLLDPEIFFKALDFAGTYGVLVLFGVLPAAMSWSDRYSVGSSETPPLVPGGKLTLSLVMAGSGLVILTEILENFGRA from the exons ATGATAACGATGATGCTCTCTTCATTTTTAGTGTCACCATCTTCTTCCTTAGCCCACAGTCGTAAATCTTCATTTCTTCAAGGAAACCCAACACACGTAACCAAAATCAAGAACCCATCTTTTTTAATTGGGTTCTCCAAGTATAATGGAGCAGCAAATTTCGCTCATCCGTTCATTGATTCTTCTCTGAGGGCATCAGTGAAATGCTTCTCTCAGGAAGAAAAGCAGCAGTTGCTGCAAGAAGATGATGTGGAAGTTCATGAATTCGGGAGGCTGTTTTCAAATCTCAATCAAGCCACATTGAAGAGGGAACCTG GAAGCCTAAGCAGTTCAATTTTTCTCGTTGCTGGCACCACT ATAGGTGCAGGGATACTTGCCATTCCCGCCGTGACACAAGAATCTGGATTCCTGGCATCTGCAGTAACCTGCATCTTATGCTGGATATTTATG GTCATCACTGGACTTCTCATTGCTGAAGTAAATGTGAGCACAATGCGTGAGCTTGGTACTGGTGGTGTTTCATTG GTATCAATGGCCATGAGAACCCTTGGAAATGTTGGAGTGCAGGTTGCCTG cTGGTCCTACATTTTCATCCACTATGCCCTCCTTGTTGCCTATGTGGCTCGTTCCTCAGAAATTCTGACAAATTTCCTCGGCATTCCAAT ATGGGAAACTGCAACACTGTTTTCAATGATTTTTGGAGGTCTATGCTACTTTGGAAG CCAGGGGATTATTGGAGCAGTGAATGGTGCTTTAGTAATTAGCATAATAGCTTCTTTCGTGGCACTTGTG GTGGTGGCAAGTGGAGACTTACACTGGGATTTTCTTCTAAAAGCCAACTTAGAGGCTGCACCTCGAAGTATACCGATTATAGCACTTTCTTTTGTTTATCAG AATGTGGTTCCAGTTCTTTGTACAAATCTTGAAGGCAACTTATCAAAAGTAAG GACTGCGATTGTTGCAGGCACTGCTATTCCACTAGCCTTATTTCTTATCTGGAATGCAGTCATTCTTGGGATCATTCCAACTCCTGAAACAGGATCAAATACATTTGTCGACCCACTACAACTACTGCGGTCAACTAACGAGGTTGTCGGG CCAATAGTTGATGTGTTCTCTGTTCTTGCCATTGCGACCTCTTACATTGGGTTTGTTCTCGGCCTCTCCGACTTCCTTGCTGACT TGCTGAAACTCCCGGGTGGTGAGAACAGGGCGCTGCCATACGTCCTTACTCTAGTTCCTCCGTTGATATTGTCTTTGCTGGATCCAGAGATATTTTTCAAAGCATTGGATTTCGCTGGGACTTATGGAG TGTTGGTGCTGTTTGGAGTCCTTCCGGCCGCAATGTCGTGGTCGGATAGATATTCGGTGGGATCGTCGGAGACTCCCCCATTGGTTCCCGGAGGAAAACTGACGCTCTCACTGGTAATGGCGGGATCAGGCCTTGTCATTCTTACTGAAATTCTTGAGAATTTCGGACGCGCATAA